From Streptomyces sp. Edi4, one genomic window encodes:
- a CDS encoding DUF3533 domain-containing protein has product MTFVDEMKNAVTVRAALLVIGVLGLMVAFIASYAGAFHSPKPKDIPFAVVAPQQISGPLTQRLGSLPGGPLDVRTAKDEAGAARQLRDRSIDGALIVDPRGTTDKLLVASGGGASLAQAVEAIATAAEKAQQRTVKVNDVAPAAEGDSRTLSSFYLVVGWCVGGYLCAAILAISAGARPANTHRALIRLLVLAVYSIAAGLLGSLIIGPVLGALPGSYISLAGLGALVVFAVGATTLAFQGLAGVVGIGLAILVIVVLGNPSAGGAYPYPLLPPFWRTIGPGLPPGAGTWAARSIAYFRGEAVTWPLLVLSIWAVLGSAVTVAMATFRRGQEGGPVGAGRPVAPTP; this is encoded by the coding sequence ATGACTTTCGTCGACGAGATGAAGAACGCCGTCACCGTGCGGGCCGCCCTGCTGGTCATCGGCGTACTGGGGCTGATGGTCGCCTTCATCGCGTCCTACGCCGGTGCCTTCCACAGCCCCAAACCGAAGGACATTCCCTTCGCCGTGGTCGCGCCCCAGCAGATCAGCGGCCCGCTCACCCAGCGCCTCGGCTCGCTGCCCGGCGGCCCGCTGGACGTACGCACCGCCAAGGACGAGGCCGGCGCCGCCCGGCAGCTGCGCGACCGGAGTATCGACGGCGCCCTGATCGTCGACCCGCGCGGCACCACCGACAAGCTGCTCGTGGCGAGCGGCGGTGGGGCCTCGCTCGCGCAGGCGGTGGAGGCGATCGCGACGGCGGCCGAGAAGGCGCAGCAGCGCACCGTGAAGGTGAACGACGTCGCCCCGGCCGCCGAGGGCGACTCGCGCACCCTGTCCTCGTTCTACCTCGTCGTCGGCTGGTGCGTGGGCGGCTATCTGTGCGCCGCGATCCTGGCCATCAGCGCGGGCGCCCGGCCCGCCAACACCCATCGCGCGCTCATCCGGCTCCTGGTGCTCGCGGTGTACTCGATCGCCGCCGGGCTCCTCGGCTCTCTGATCATCGGGCCGGTGCTCGGCGCGCTGCCGGGCAGCTATATCTCTCTGGCCGGGCTCGGCGCGCTCGTCGTGTTCGCGGTGGGCGCCACCACGCTCGCCTTCCAGGGGCTCGCCGGTGTCGTCGGCATCGGCCTGGCGATCCTGGTCATCGTCGTCCTCGGCAACCCGAGCGCGGGCGGCGCCTATCCCTATCCGCTGCTGCCTCCGTTCTGGCGCACGATCGGACCCGGCCTTCCGCCCGGCGCGGGCACCTGGGCGGCGCGCTCCATCGCGTACTTCAGGGGGGAGGCGGTCACCTGGCCGCTTCTGGTGCTCTCGATCTGGGCGGTGCTCGGGAGCGCCGTCACCGTGGCCATGGCGACGTTCCGGCGGGGCCAGGAGGGCGGGCCGGTGGGGGCAGGACGCCCGGTCGCGCCCACCCCCTAA